The DNA sequence GGCAGATAAAAAAAGCACCTTCAATAAAACCCTCACAGTTGCTGATTGTGATTATGGTGTGGATGAATCTCAGTAAGAACCCAGTATAATACTTGATGTGCCCACGTGGCCATCGGGAGGAGGTGCAGCTGTGGGAGCCTCCCTCAGTGGACGAGGCTGCATGTTGACCAAGACGACAGCATCGCTTTTCTCTCTGATTTTTAACTCGCGGTGCATCTGACACCAGGAGCACCACACACAGAAGCAGGACACTGTGATGTCGTTACACAGAGAATtctgcaggaaaacaaagtACAGAACTTCACAGATTCTTGTCAAAAAAGCTGGATATTTTGAAGTCTACAGAGAAAATTAAAGGGATATGTTCGCAATTTCAACTGCTTGGCCCTgtggtgtgaccctgcctttaaccctatgtcagctgtcagccccccgcaaccctcatgtggaggataaagcggtagaagatggatgatttGACTGGATTGCTTGGCCAGATTCCTAAATCTATACGGCCACCTTTACACCTGGCTTTAAATTGCTTCTCTATGGTCAGATTGCACCTGTACCTAAGTACCCGAGGATGGATTGTTATCCAATCTGTCAAACCACTTCAGGAGGTGGTCGGAGACACATTGTGACCATAGCTTtgtgctatttttatttaattttaatcttaattttttttttttttttttttttaacttgtgtgcTCTTTTTTATTGGTACTCACTGAGTCTGATATGGagcaactgtaacaaaacaatttcctttGGGACAataagtattctgattctgattctgaggattgaacagaagtgtaaatgcaacgatgtgtctctgctccacccacaacagtgtGGGTGGAAATAAGTGGGTGGTTCTGAGCACAGCTAACATGCTGTCGCCTCTGCATGTGTCTGTCCatacaatgttgttgttgttggtgatatgcaacacacacagattgtgaCAAGAAGAGGGGGAGACATCAGTGGGGGATGACCGTGATCGGATAGCAATCGGATattgatgtggacactggagacgcatgttaataccaggtgtaaatgcatgtggtgaagcacTATCCGATCCCAGAAAAGGCCTTCTGATGCCAGATGCAAAGGTGGCTGATGTGGTTTGGCAGATCGGATAACAATCTGTCCATTTACACCTGTATTTAGAAGTGGTCTGACGCTATCcgatcacaggaaacacatttaaatgccaggtgtaaagcaGGCCTATGTGGCTTTGATTATATTAATAAATTCCTGTATTATTTTActtgtatatatattatttaggaaatgtaatggagtaaaagtagaagttgctagaaataacaACGTAAACTACAGATGCATGAGACTCGCTCTGTGGTATTCAGATGATGCATTGAAGTTGCTCTTCCAGTTCCTATCACATCAAGAGATCTGATAGTaaaactgacacacaaacaacagagacacaacaccTCTTCTCTCctacatgtactgtactgtattttaGCTAAATATCACAGCGCCCTGAAAGTGGATGTTAGCACAGTTATTACGAATATGATGAAAGGAcacaataatgtgattttttgaACAATATTCTAATAActtactgacaaaaacaaaaaactgaataCATTATTGATCATTGTTTGTGATGATGTATGTAAATACAGGACACAATCATGACTAAAGTGTTAATAAAGTGTAATgtatgcagagaaaaaaaaaatactgaccTTTTCAGGTAAAAGTGCTATTACCtaagtgaccttttttttaaaaaaaaagattactgGTCCAAACATTTTacacaagtaaaagtaaaaagtagtCTTTGAATGCACATTATGTGACATACAAGGTTTAAGATAGGAGACAAATGATCAAATGTCTGACTATGAGCTTGGTGTGAGTgatagataaatagatggataaccttttatttattcttccaTGTTCCCCATACTGTACCTCAATGCCATATTTCTTTCGAATTCCGACCCTCAGAGACAAGGCTGCAGGAGGCACATACAGGGGCATCCCAACGGCTGTCAACAGGCCATATACGCAAAAATCATTCATGGGGAGACAACGGTGCTCTCCAGCTTTTTTTGAGACACTGCAGGCAACGCAGGCACAGCACCAGAACCCAAAGCaacctgaaaaaaacaacaaaaaaacctttaacacctaaccctcaaaatgtccgacTGGactgttttgcttattttaaccagaaaatgtcctgaaagTTAACTGTAAATGCCtgtaagaaacaaacaaacacatactttGAAGTTGTAAAGTTTAGTCTTACATGATTGTGAGTCCTCACAACAGGCAAAGAGACCGGTGCTCCACTTTGGCAAGGGCTGTTCCATTAGCTATTGAACTGAATGGAACCTAttaacacaatttaaaatgaataaggacaattttttttcattgtgcaATTAGAATTCTGTCTAAGGTCACACATTATTTCATGCGTCAAATCCAGTCACGTGCTGTGTGAAGTCAATTTTGTTAGAATTagtataaaatacaaatgtgaatCTGACAactgattattgttattattagaagTTATTAAATCAATCATCTTGTACTGCTCCTTTATATTTCCATACAACTTTTTTGTTAAAGAAGTCAATCTTTATTGTTGAAAAAGAACAATTGTAGAGAAACAACTCAACACTcattattaaacaaaaaaaaccctcaaatttAAAGATCTTGTCGACCTCAAAACTGCACAAATTATGTTCAAATAATCTCAAAAATCAACTAAAGAAACATCTACATTATAAAATGAGTAACAAAGTAAATCATGGAACAGGGTGTGTGTAGATGACCTCACTGAATTGTTCTCTTTTTACTACCCGTTTCCTGATTTATACTGCTTAATATATctgtcatttattattgttgccTTTTCTATTTACTTTttccattgtttttcttttaaaatctcggaatacatgaatgaatgaatgacttaaaTGTAATTGGTGTCAAATAAAAGTGTGgctttttgttttatcattaaCAACTTCACCATAGGGCACAGTTAGGACCTTGAGATTAGCAGCATTCAGGGTTTCAAGGTTAAGTGTCATCCATGTGCCACATCCTACCTTTTACTATAACACAGTATAGTCATATATAACATTTCCTTTAAGTTgtcttttaaatttaaagttagAAACTCTTACCTGATGGAAGCCGTGCTGTCCCAAAGAAAGTCTGCGGAAGACTATGCTTCAGGTGAGGGGAGGAATCTGATTCATGCAgggaaataaacaataatgctGCAGAACCAGATTATGAATCAATCACTCAAAAGCAATTCAATGTGTGTCACAGATGGACAGAAATATGGGATTttaaaggtaaataaaaaaatgagaaaggtttgatgttttgatttctgtcttttttttggtgaacaGGCAAACAGACTTTAAATCAACATGAGGCTACAGATTTATGGATGCATTTATGAAAAGGCTGTTGTATgtgacaccttttttttaaagagctaAGTAAATCCATCTTTCAACAGATGCAATGACagcatttaacccttagaacacagagcatctCAGCTATTTTGTTtctattactatgtttaaatgtacagtatatacagaggttataagaatgtgcaatatagagcgtcttatatcctttttttcagcaatctgttgaaaaaaaaaaaagaagaagcaattTTCACCAacgtatataaacacacctgagcaaaaagtagtaaaatgaaatttggaaatacgtcacagcttcaaagttcacttgacttgtttttatggacaaaaagaaaagaaaaactatgtgacttttgctactttatatcactactaaaaatgtgatataaaatgaatcataactttgactcaacaacatataaaaaaaatacaatttttttttaaagcctgaatatgtgaacccccccccccccacatccattgttaatagaaaacaaacacatgcgtGAAGACCAGCCTGCTGGCTGCGCAAATGTTCTTATCTTAAAGGGCCGTTTCAACCATTTTTGGTAGGAGGAGGTGTACGACTGACTAAGGGAGATTCAAGGTTAAAAGAAAGGGTGATTTATTGCTCAAAACAAATGTTCTCTGTGGTTgacttcaaataaataaaacaaacaaaataacgtAGTCTCACGTCTCACTCCAATAAagcaaaaaagagaaagatcACAGCTGTCCTCTCTTGCCTTATTATGGGAGGAGGATTTAGGAATTCCTGATCTAAATACATGAGCTAGTAACTGATCTAGAACTATTCACATGCATTTTAGTGTTTAAGAACGGTGACAATATGATTTATTCAGTATCTTCTCCTTATTTTCAACCTTTATTACCAGAAACCATAATCAGACTTTttaacgactttattctcaaaagattacgactATATCCTTGAAggattatgactttattataaaaagattatgactttattctcaaaatattaagactttattcttataattttacaattttattctcgaaagattacgactttattctcaaaagattacgactttattctcataatattacaactttattttcaaaagattacggctttattctcaaaagattacgactttattctcataatattacaactttattctcaaaagattacgactttattctcaaaagattacgacttcattctcataatattacaactttattctcaaaagattacggctttattctcaaaagattacgactttattctcataatattacaactttattctcaaaagatcttttttattattattattcagtttgGCCCTATAAAGATTATTGTATTAGATAATGAGATTATGTTAGAAATCTTAGAATGAAGCAAGTATGACCCCCGATGAGGCTACATGGCCATCAGGAGGTGGGTCTGCGAGAGCATCTTTCACTGGAGCTGGCTGCATGTTGACCACAGCAGTGCTGTTTTCTATGCGATATTTTAACTCGCGGTGCATCTGACACCAGGAGcaccacacacagaaacaggcaGCTGTGATGTCCTTACACACAGAACCCTGCAAAGGCCAGAATAAAGAAAAGTCAGCATCGCCTGTCTTGTACTGAACATGGAATTCTTGTTAGGGTTACATCCATCACACCTTGATGTTGTATCTGTTCCGAATGGCAGCTCGGAGACCGATGGTGGCAGGAGGAGCAAACCCAGGAATCCCACAGGCTGTGATTATAGCAGGGCTGATTATGTCGCACAGTGGGAGGCAAACGTTTTCTCCAAATCTTCTTGAAACGGCGCAGGCGAGGCAAGGGCAGCACCAGAAACCATAGCAACCTAAAAGAGACAAATATTTGAATGTGGTGATAATCTAAATTACTTGGACTAACTGTTAaactacggaagagtattagggccacatgtaaaaaaaattgaatgaaagaaaaaaaaaaccaacagcatgaattctgagaaggaaagaattctgacttttttcccagaattctgactgtaatctcagaattttgacccATTTCCCTAGAAATCTccatttctgactttaatccccGAATTCCGATTTGAATCtctgaattatgactttaacctccaaattctgactttaatctcagaattctgacttcaatctcagaattcatgctgttttattttttctttctttcaatttctTTACATGTGGCCCTGACACTCTTctgtataaaacaaacaaccaaacaagtGATTAACTTAAGTTTAGTCTTACCAGTGCTAACGTCCTCACAACAGTCAAAGAGACCAGTGCTCCACTCAGTCGAGGGACTTACCACTGCCATTAAGCCGATAAGCTTAATCAtgcaaaaatattttaaaaatgattgacATTTGCTTGTATTTAAACGTTATGTTACACACTAAACCTTTAACTTGTCCCATTTAAGATTGATTTTACTTGAcctaaatacatttgtttgttacTCTTATAAATCAAAAGCTCTGAAGTCTTACCTGGTTCGGCTGGAATATGTGCAGTCAATAAGGGAAGCTACAGGAAGACTAAGGCTTTTTTAAAGGGGAGGCATGATCTCATGATAGACGCTGTGCAATGCTGCAGAACCTGACGTGTGGGTACAGAGTGTTAAACCagataaaaagaagaagtgcGATATACATGAAACATATTCTCATGTTGCACCCAGGTTAGAATTTTCAAAGTACTCCCAACTGAAAACATACAGTAGCTGGAATAATATGGTGATTCAAAGTGGGACTGCTttacaaataacaataatatctgTGTGTTCAAATTTAAGTGGTATTTTATTGCTCTGCTGGTGGCAAGTCACAGAAATGACattagaaatgtgttgtttgagaACTGGCGAAAACATTCAGTGTAAATTATTTATGGCTTGCTGTACATGTTGAAGCTACAGCATAGTAAAAGCACAGTaacttgatttatttgttttgttgaaaacacattcatatgAGACGCATCTTTCTGATGTATGAACAGATATTCCCATGTCACATTCTTGAACCCATCAAAGGCCCAGAGTGTATCTACTAACGTCACATATGTGGCTCATGTGAAGGAAAATGCCTTTGCAACTTTCCTCTTGGAGACTTGTTTGGGCACCACTGTCTCCAGTAGCCTCTTCACGAGATCCAGTCGTCCTGTGCTGATCAGGGCCCGGGATAactctgtgacctctgctgtCTGAGTCCGGTAAAGGTACCTGAGCTCAGCCTTCACAATGTCCTGAGGGTACCTCTCCTCTGCCTTGCGCACCCACATCTCCAGCTGAGTGATGGCAGGACCAGGATCAGTGCCACCCTGCATGAACAGAGCCAGCAGGGCCTGTAGGAGGCAGCGCAGCGCCGTGGTGTCTCTGCTTCCTGGCCTTTCTAACTCCATAGCCTGTTTAAAGCAGTCTGCGGCATTCTGATCCTCGCCCTTCAGCAGGAGGCAGCGTCCTCTGAGCACATGGAGGTCTGGCAAGCTGTCGCCCAGCTTGAAATGTAGAGCATGGGACAAACTGACCAATGCATTATTCACGGCTCCCTCGTCCACCAAGAGGCTTTCCTGGAGTGCATCGACGCCCATGTAGTAGTACAGCTGGAGAGGAAGGACATGGATCTTAAAACTGTTGTCATAAATAATAGGGGCCTGTGTTTCTCTAATATTTAATATCTTTACCTGAGCCATCTCGAGGTGAGTTCGCAGACATGGACGTACAGTGAGGACCTTGTCCAAGTCTTTTCTGGCCTCAGTTAGCC is a window from the Solea solea chromosome 9, fSolSol10.1, whole genome shotgun sequence genome containing:
- the LOC131465177 gene encoding cornifelin homolog B-like yields the protein MEQPLPKWSTGLFACCEDSQSCCFGFWCCACVACSVSKKAGEHRCLPMNDFCVYGLLTAVGMPLYVPPAALSLRVGIRKKYGIENSLCNDITVSCFCVWCSWCQMHRELKIREKSDAVVLVNMQPRPLREAPTAAPPPDGHVGTSSIILGSY
- the LOC131465176 gene encoding cornifelin homolog B-like, producing MAVVSPSTEWSTGLFDCCEDVSTGCYGFWCCPCLACAVSRRFGENVCLPLCDIISPAIITACGIPGFAPPATIGLRAAIRNRYNIKGSVCKDITAACFCVWCSWCQMHRELKYRIENSTAVVNMQPAPVKDALADPPPDGHVASSGVILASF